The Camelina sativa cultivar DH55 chromosome 16, Cs, whole genome shotgun sequence sequence ATTGTCATGATTATTATAGATTCACATCAGACGTCAAGATCAAAAGCATATCAATTGTTGGTGGCCCTGAAGGAACAAGTCCTTCTAAGTTGAGAGTGTATGTTTAAACAACCCTTTTCCTGTATGTATATGTATGAATTATGCATACGGTTCCTTCATTACAGAAAGACAAAAGAGCTGATTATTGTCTCAAAACTAGGTTTATCAATCGTGAAGGGATTGACTTCTCAGATGTTGAGAGTATGCAAGCCGTTCAGGTATTCCGTTGTGAGTTTTTTTGCTTACTGTAAGAAATGCACTTATGCTGATAcatttgtgagttttttttgtaggaatGGGAGTTAGCTGAAAATTTGCAAGGAGTCTTAGAATACCAGACCAGGTTTTTCTCTACACTTATATCGTTTCACTGGGTTGTAACATAATCTCTACATACTTTATGTAATGACTCTTAAGAACTCTATATGAATCGAGCGTAGTCCTTCactgatttatatatatgctttctCTTCAAATGGTCAAAAGTGAGATGTCTGATCAGAATGTGCGCTTTGATTAGGTATTCAAAATTCCAGAGTGTTGGAAACATCACATTGCATTTCCCTGAGAGTTTTGGAGGTGACACAACCCAAATACGTTACATCGGGTTCAAAGGTGAAGCAACCCAGGTAAGTTTGTATATAAATGCTGCTACTATCATACGGTATTGCAGTTGGTTAAGTTAAACCTTTTGGTCTTAACAGTTGAAAAGGGATGTTGTTGCGACAATTGTTTATGAGATCAGACCAAATCCTTCAGATCACAAGTAAGCCTGAATCTCAACCAAATTAGTCTTTTTTGTTTCGTATGTGAAGATCCTTCAGTTGCAAACTCTGTTCGTTTGGTAGGACAAAGGCCGAGACTGGTGGAGGTTTTTCACAAGTTGAGTGAAGACATTATCTGCTCCAACTTTACTCTTCAGCCTTCTCACATACTCATCTTTTCTCCTTAACAAGCTTCGGCATGATGTCAAAACTAAAAAGCTTCGGCTTATTATATTAGCAAACATATATGTATCGAATAAATTGACAGACCAACATTTCTGTGCTTAAAAACCTACATAAGATCTTTCAgaaccattttttttccttttgctcaACAACATTGAAAGAGACAGCCCAAGTTAGGTGTGCAAAGGAACACTGAAAGAGTAGATGGTTAACAGTCTCAACACAAGATGGACATCTAATGCAGGTGTTGTCTTTGCCCAAGTGTCTGTAAGAGAGGTTCCCAGCTACTGACAGACCGTTACTCGAACATCTCCAAAGAAAGTGATGAAGTTTAGGTGGAGCGTCTGTTTTCCACAGTTCCTGGTAGAGAGGTTTCAGATTTGGATGGAGCACTTCCTGGGGGATATTTCTCTTATTGATGATCTCACACATGACAACATAACCCAATACCCAGATTTAACTGAATAATGTCCTGATTTACTATGCTCTCAGGCATATTTATCTTTTGCGTCCGTACATCCCGGTCTAAGCTCCAAAATCTTTTTCTTATCTTCATCAGGAAAAAGCAATGATAATTAATCATGTCTCCACCTCCACCACTCTCATCAACCAGGTCTCTAACGTATTGTATTGAAGATACTGCCTGGTGGTGTTCCTGAGAAAGCAAGTTTGTTACTTGAATAGCCTTAGCTGGTTTGGTGCTGAGAGCCATTGGTGTTTCCATATATCAAGTGATTCCCAATTCCCTATCACAGCTCGAGCTCCTTGTTAGATCATACTTTGTGCTGCGTGAATGCTTCTCCAAGCATAGGAAGATCTAAACTCTAGAGCTAGTGGAGGATTTAGAGGTTCAGGCTTACTAAACTATCTGCTTAGAGAATGCTTACCAATAAAGCCACATTctttaaaaactctttttataaactttGGTGTGCCTAAGTCTCTGATTCTTTTCACATACAgtataaacttttattaaagATTTCCAAACcgataaactttttttattggtGCAAGGGTTACCGATAGAGAAATGCGGAAAGATATTGTATGACTTATGATGTATTTTTTCTGAGTTGTGGCAAATCTGTAAGCTTCGGTGGGAaagcttactttttttttttatcatttgggGTAAATTTGAGTTGATGTAAGAAGACACAGCGGACCGACCAAACATAACATTAACCATTATCTTTAAATGTAAAACTAAAATGtcaaaacacaaacattaaGATATCCTCAAGAAAAAGATAGTGCAAGGAAGCCTGTATTGTAATAACAGCTGAAAATTACCCTTAGACATATCAACTTTTTGGGGATGCCTTGGGCGGTCCAGCAGGTGGAGCAGCAGTCTGTGAAGCTGGtgtaccaccaccaccaccagcgGCAGCGGCTCCAGCCGATCCATCCGACGAGTAGCTCCCACCAGCAGCAGCTTGTGGGTATCCTCCATAAGACCCATATGCCTGAGGTGCTTGACCATACCCATATGCTGGAGGCTGTCCATACCCTGACGCTGCTGGTTGAGCATATCCAGACTGACTACCATAGCTGCCAGGAGCACCTGGAGACTGCTGGCTCTGACCATAAGCAGGTGGCTTTGCAGCCGGTGGTGGAGCTCCATATCCAGAACTGTAAGCCGCTGGTGGCTGACTGCTGTAACCAGCCTGAGAAGTTGGAGCAGCTCCATACCCTGCTTGACCAGTACTTCCTTGAGGAGGCTGTTGACCAGTTGTACCATACCCAGCCTGTCCAGACTGAGCTGACGATGGCGGAGCAGCTTGAGATGTGTCTTCCTCTTGACTCGGATTAGCGGCGCTGCCGTAACCAGCCTGNNNNNNNNNNNNNNNNNNNNNNNNNNNNNNNNNNNNNNNNNNNNNNNNNNNNNNNNNNNNNNNNNNNNNNNNNNNNNNNNNNNNNNNNNNNNNNNNNNNNNNNNNNNNNNNNNNNNNNNNNNNNNNNNNNNNNNNNNNNNNNNNNNNNNNNNNNNNNNNNNNNNNNNNNNNNNNNNNNNNNNNNNNNNNNNNNNNNNNNNNNNNNNNNNNNNNNNNNNNNNNNNNNNNNNNNNNNNNNNNNNNNNNNNNNNNNNNNNNNNNNNNNNNNNNNNNNNNNNNNNNNNNNNNNNNNNNNNNNNNNNNNNNNNNNNNNNNNNNNNNNNNNNNNNNNNNNNNNNNNNNNNNNNNNNNNNNNNNNNNNNNNNNNNNNNNNNNNNNNNNNNNNNNNNNNNNNNNNNNNNNNNNNNNNNNNNNNNNNNNNNNNNNNNNNNNNNNNNNNNNNNNNNNNNNNNNNNNNNNNNNNNNNNNNNNNNNNNNNNNNNNNNNNNNNNNNNNNNNNNNNNNNNNNNNNNNNNNNNNNNNNNNNNNNNNNNNNNNNNNNNNNNNNNNNNNNNNNNNNNNNNNNNNNNNNNNNNNNNNNNNNNNNNNNNNNNNNNNNNNNNNNNNNNNNNNNNNNNNNNNNNNNNNNNNNNNNNNNNNNNNNNNNNNNNNNNNNNNNNNCCCACCAGCAGCAGCTTGTGGGTATCCTCCATAAGACCCATATGCCTGAGGTGCTTGACCATACCCATATGCTGGAGGCTGTCCATACCCTGACGCTGCTGGTTGAGCATACCCAGACTGACTACCATAGCTGCCAGGAGCACCTGGAGACTGCTGGCTCTGACCATAAGCAGGTGGCTTTGCAGCCGGTGGTGGAGCTCCATATCCAGAACTGTAAGCCGCTGGTGGCTGACTGCTGTAACCAGCCTGAGAAGTAGGTGCAGCTCCATACCCTGCTTGACCAGTACTTCCTTGAGGAGGCTGTTGACCAGTTGTACCATACCCAGCCTGTCCAGACTGAGCTGACGATGGCGGAGCAGCTTGAGATGTGTCTTCCTCTTGACTCGGATTAGCGGCGCTGCCGTAACCAGCCTGTTGCTGATCATACCCAGCAGCTTGACCATATCCTGATTGCTGCGAGGCATTGTAAGCCCCATACCCATCTTGCTGGTATCCCTGACCAGCTTGGCCATAACCAGAAGCATGCTGGTAGTAATTATAGCCTGTGGCATCCGTCGGTGCGGCTGAGCTACCACCAGTGCTTGGTTGCTGTGACTGTTGCTGACCGTAATAATCATACTCACCTTGCGCACCCTGCTGAGATGGTGGCACAGAGGATTGATCCCAGGTAGAGGAATAGCCAGCTGAAGTCTGTTGAGGGTAACTCCCGTAAGGTGATTGACCATACTGAGGTGGACCAGGATATGCTCCCGGTTGCATGTAACCACCATAACCAGGTTGTGCAGGCGGACCACCAGGTGGTGCCCAGCTTGATGGCGGGCGGGCTTGATAACCACCCTGTTGAGGATAGCCTCCACCCATTGAGGAGTTTCTCATACGGTTCTGCATAAAACAAACCATCATAATAAGCAAAGGTAACTTTTTTCAGGGAAATGGAAGGATGACACAGCATATAAACACATGAACACAGAGGCAGAGACATATAAAGCAGATAACAAAGACTAGATCGAAAGGAATACAAGGTTACGTCATTTACCAACATCTGTCCATATAGGATCAACCAAGATCATATCATATTCTAGAAGGGTAATGGTGATGCCTACATACCGTACTGATTGGTGAAATTATTGGGTTACTCCTGCAGAAGCCCATCCCTTTCCCTATCCGAGATAAATGGGTGCAAGAAAACCACGAATACTATAGAAGCTTTTGCAGAAaagcaacatatatatatggaaccTATGTTCTAAAGGCAATGTATGTGCAGCAAAGTAACCTAATACCAACTAAAGAGTGCTGTTTTCAACAATATTAATACTCATGCATATTATCAGATTCAAGCTGAGGTATGAACTATCTGAAGTAAATTATGGTTGAAGGGTTCAGCGAGATATGAATCCAGGAAAAATCGATGCAAGCAAACAAAggcataataaaaaaaacacagttaCTAGGTTAGCAAAATATTGGCACGAAAAAATGGCTAATAGGTCTTCATATGTCAGTCGCCCACCTTCGGTGATACCCTGATGATTAAAACTAGAAGTGATAGCTGAACGGAAGTGATTTGACACAAATAATGAAGCACAGTTTAACAAAAAGTGAcatttattgtatatttgtataacACTGTTTGGAAATACTATCACCACATGTTGGACTGAAACAATTCAGCAACCTTACAAAGGCTACCCATACCAGTGTAGGATCAACCACCTTGTCTGTGGCCAGAAGCGATGAAACATAGATGTCTGCATATACTCCATAAACATAGACAACAGAAATTTTCTactaagaaaaatacaatttgAAAAGTGAATGTGCTAAGAATATTTCTTGATAGGAGTCACGACAAACCATGTTATGTACATAGTAAATTTGGATTATTAAAAAAGATGGAGAGTAAGATTTAAGGAAGGGTCAATAAAATCTGCCATAAAAAGATAGTAAGAAAATGAAGGTAAGGAAGAAGCAACATATAATCTCTTGCAACCTCGTTAACAAGATGATGATAACGAATAACaagatgaaatattttttgtaattagtcaagaaaatccaaaaaagtcTCAACAAGAACCGACCCCTGCAAACAAGTGGAATAGAAGAAGCATGCACAACATTGTAGATGCTTATACAGTGGAGCTGATACTAACGGTAATGAACGCACAAGTATAGCTCATCATAAGCAAAACAGAGTACTAGGATTTGATACATTAACTAAGTGAAACTACTATAACCTACATAACCTATTATCGGAATAATAGAGTAGGTTTAAAGAAAACGGTAGATAAACCTAAAGCTGATGACAACTAAATAATGTAatcaaaacacaatatcaaTTTCAGGTAGAAAAATAGAAACTGCAGAAGCCTGCCACAAtccataacaaacaaaacaattaaacataCCTCGCCACTGATGATTTCATTAACTAATTGCTTAGCATGTTCAATCTGATCGGTTATCCCATCAATCTGCAAAGTTCTTTCTGGCGTTGGGTCTCCAGGGGGTAAATGCAAAGGAATAACCTGCAGACAACAATATTATTACAGGATGAATAACATTTCACCAGTTGGAGACAAACAGAAGCCTGGTATATAATATTGTTTCACAAAGAAGCTGAACAATTAAAAGAGAATACAAACCTGAATTCGAGCTCCAGTCTTAGCTTGCATAGATTTGATAGTTTCACCTCCTTTACCAATTATCAGACCAACCTAGAACAGTTTATGTATTACATACAAGACACAGATTACAGAAATCAGCCTATCTCTAGAACACCAAGTACCTTATTGTTAGGAATTTTCATAACAAACTGATCAGCTCCTGCTTGTCCACCCATCCTACGGCCGCCACCACCTGAACCAGCAGACCCACCTGCCTCAgcctaaaccaaaattattagACATAGCATTAGTAATCTACTTCAATCACCTAAAACACACACCAACTTAGCCACTATCATTAGCAACAACTTGAAGTATGACTACTACCTCTTGAAGGACATCAGTGATCAACTGCTCAGCCTTTGAAATCTGATCAGGCGTCCCCGTTAGGTCAACAGTCCTTGTAGGACAATTAGGGTCAGCATCCATATCTCTAGTGACCTGAATCTTGGCTCCAGACTGAAGTTGAAGATACTTAATAGTCTCTCCACCTTTACCAATGATAACACCAACTCTCATATTCGGAATATCAATCTTCTTGGTAGTTCCCTGGAAGCTACCATACGACACCGGAATCGAAGATGGAACCGTCCCTGACATCTGCTTACCCTCTacataaaaaaaccaaatcacGAATCAATTAGGTTTTAATCACAACCCTAATTCCATAAACACAactacaaaaaaagatttaaagaaCGAACCAGAAGAAGGATATGAGCTAAACCCTTTGTCAGCATAATCATAAGAAGCACCGTTCTCAACACGAGGACGCTTAGCATCAGCGCTGTTGAGAAGACGGGCAGCGATTTCTTGTGCCTTTTGTTTAGCAATCTGGATTTCATCCAAGGGAGGAGGAACGCTGTTGTAAGAAGACGGCGGAGGAACGGCGGTAGCGGTGGGATCAGGTGAAGCAGATGGGATCGGACCAGAAGAGAAGCCAGTGGGTCTGCGGGTTGATGGTGGAGGAGCGGTTGGTTCTTCGTATTTGCGTTTGTTGGAATAAGTGTCGGATGAGTATTGAGATTCGTCCGCCATGGTTTGATGATTTGGGCGAGCTTTGGATTTtgagagaaaccctagaaagagGCGGAGGAgataaggagaagaaaaagactgcgagagagagaggtgtaAAAGATATGTTTATATATGCGGACAAAAACCTTGCTGTTgtataatttagatattttaccccctttttactcttttttaacCGCTTATCCTTTTTACCTTTACTACtaactttttacatttttctttctacaCAATTTTAGAAacataggaaaaaaagaagagaaaaatagtttttttttcctgaaattatattattattaaaattgtcGATTGGAAAATTACATTTTGATGTCagaataatcaaaaacaaaaa is a genomic window containing:
- the LOC104752232 gene encoding PITH domain-containing protein 1-like; protein product: MSCTHDHNCEDHECSSDWSLYKHIDLSKVTALNESVSGSAKSVFKAWEQRLHSSGEHLESNEGDPELLVFVPFTSDVKIKSISIVGGPEGTSPSKLRVFINREGIDFSDVESMQAVQEWELAENLQGVLEYQTRYSKFQSVGNITLHFPESFGGDTTQIRYIGFKGEATQLKRDVVATIVYEIRPNPSDHKTKAETGGGFSQVE
- the LOC104752234 gene encoding far upstream element-binding protein 2 isoform X2, whose product is MADESQYSSDTYSNKRKYEEPTAPPPSTRRPTGFSSGPIPSASPDPTATAVPPPSSYNSVPPPLDEIQIAKQKAQEIAARLLNSADAKRPRVENGASYDYADKGFSSYPSSEGKQMSGTVPSSIPVSYGSFQGTTKKIDIPNMRVGVIIGKGGETIKYLQLQSGAKIQVTRDMDADPNCPTRTVDLTGTPDQISKAEQLITDVLQEAEAGGSAGSGGGGRRMGGQAGADQFVMKIPNNKVGLIIGKGGETIKSMQAKTGARIQVIPLHLPPGDPTPERTLQIDGITDQIEHAKQLVNEIISGENRMRNSSMGGGYPQQGGYQARPPSSWAPPGGPPAQPGYGGYMQPGAYPGPPQYGQSPYGSYPQQTSAGYSSTWDQSSVPPSQQGAQGEYDYYGQQQSQQPSTGGSSAAPTDATGYNYYQHASGYGQAGQGYQQDGYGAYNASQQSGYGQAAGYDQQQAGYGSAANPSQEEDTSQAAPPSSAQSGQAGYGTTGQQPPQGSTGQAGYGAAPTSQAGYSSQPPAAYSSGYGAPPPAAKPPAYGQSQQSPGAPGSYGSQSGYAQPAASGYGQPPAYGYGQAPQAYGSYGGYPQAAAGGSYSSDGSAGAAAAGGGGGTPASQTAAPPAGPPKASPKS
- the LOC104752234 gene encoding far upstream element-binding protein 2 isoform X1; this translates as MADESQYSSDTYSNKRKYEEPTAPPPSTRRPTGFSSGPIPSASPDPTATAVPPPSSYNSVPPPLDEIQIAKQKAQEIAARLLNSADAKRPRVENGASYDYADKGFSSYPSSEGKQMSGTVPSSIPVSYGSFQGTTKKIDIPNMRVGVIIGKGGETIKYLQLQSGAKIQVTRDMDADPNCPTRTVDLTGTPDQISKAEQLITDVLQEAEAGGSAGSGGGGRRMGGQAGADQFVMKIPNNKVGLIIGKGGETIKSMQAKTGARIQVIPLHLPPGDPTPERTLQIDGITDQIEHAKQLVNEIISGENRMRNSSMGGGYPQQGGYQARPPSSWAPPGGPPAQPGYGGYMQPGAYPGPPQYGQSPYGSYPQQTSAGYSSTWDQSSVPPSQQGAQGEYDYYGQQQSQQPSTGGSSAAPTDATGYNYYQHASGYGQAGQGYQQDGYGAYNASQQSGYGQAAGYDQQQAGYGSAANPSQEEDTSQAAPPSSAQSGQAGYGTTGQQPPQGSTGQAGYGAAPTSQAGYSSQPPAAYSSGYGAPPPAAKPPAYGQSQQSPGAPGSYGSQSGYAQPAASGYGQPPAYGYGQAPQAYGSYGGYPQAAAGGSYSSDGSAGAAAAGGGGGTPASQTAAPPAGPPKASPKS